A window of the Vibrio ostreae genome harbors these coding sequences:
- the mioC gene encoding FMN-binding protein MioC, which translates to MIHIITGSTLGSAEYVGDHLSDLLEQQGKETTIHNQPDLNDIPAQGIWLIITSTHGAGEYPDNIQPFIMALQNTPPNTRDLQFAVIAIGDSSYDTFCAAGQHAYDLLEDIGATPLTDCLLIDVQKHPVPEDAAEEWLNDVIERF; encoded by the coding sequence ATGATTCATATCATCACAGGCAGTACTTTAGGCAGCGCGGAATATGTTGGCGATCACCTCAGCGATCTGCTTGAACAACAGGGCAAAGAGACCACCATTCACAATCAACCCGATCTGAACGACATTCCGGCGCAAGGTATCTGGCTGATCATTACGTCCACCCATGGTGCCGGTGAGTATCCGGATAACATCCAGCCTTTCATCATGGCGCTGCAAAATACCCCGCCCAATACCCGGGATCTCCAGTTCGCCGTGATCGCCATCGGTGATTCCAGCTACGATACGTTCTGCGCGGCAGGACAACACGCGTATGACCTGTTGGAAGATATCGGCGCCACCCCGCTGACAGACTGCCTGCTGATTGATGTGCAGAAGCATCCGGTACCGGAAGATGCCGCCGAAGAGTGGCTGAATGACGTGATTGAGCGTTTTTAA
- the atpF gene encoding F0F1 ATP synthase subunit B: MNMNATLLGQAISFALFVWFCMKYVWPPIMNAIEERQKKIADGLQAAERAKKDLDLAQANASDQMKEAKRTATEVIEAANKRKAMILEEAREEAQAERQKILAQADAEIEAERNRARDELRKQVATLAIAGAEKILERSIDKDAHKDILDNITAKL, encoded by the coding sequence GTGAATATGAACGCAACTCTGCTAGGTCAAGCAATTTCATTCGCACTGTTTGTGTGGTTCTGCATGAAGTATGTGTGGCCGCCAATCATGAACGCAATTGAAGAGCGTCAGAAGAAAATTGCTGACGGTTTGCAAGCTGCTGAGCGTGCAAAGAAAGATTTGGACCTAGCACAAGCCAACGCTTCTGATCAAATGAAAGAAGCGAAGCGCACAGCAACTGAGGTCATTGAGGCAGCGAATAAACGTAAAGCCATGATTTTGGAAGAAGCACGCGAGGAAGCTCAGGCAGAACGCCAGAAAATCCTTGCTCAAGCTGACGCCGAAATCGAAGCTGAACGTAACCGCGCCCGCGATGAGCTGCGCAAACAAGTTGCAACTCTGGCGATTGCTGGTGCTGAGAAGATCCTTGAGCGTTCTATCGATAAAGATGCGCACAAAGACATTCTCGACAACATTACTGCAAAACTTTAA
- the atpB gene encoding F0F1 ATP synthase subunit A, which yields MAAPGEALTSSGYIEHHLSNLSLYKLGMVAEETSFWNVHIDSLFFSLFTGLIFLCVFRSVAKKATVGVPGKLQCFVEIVVEFVDTNVKDTFHGRNPLIAPLALTIFCWVLLMNIMDLVPIDFLPYPAEHWLGIPYLKVVPSADVNITMAMALGVFALMIYYSIKVKGLGGFAKELALHPFNHPVMIPFNLLIEVVSLLAKPLSLGMRLFGNMFAGEVVFILIAAMLPWWLQWMGSLPWAIFHILVILIQSFVFMMLTIVYLSMAHEDSDH from the coding sequence ATGGCTGCGCCAGGTGAAGCGCTAACATCGTCCGGATACATTGAACACCACCTTTCCAACCTATCGTTATACAAGCTAGGTATGGTCGCGGAGGAAACAAGTTTCTGGAACGTACATATCGATAGCCTGTTTTTTTCTTTGTTTACCGGACTGATCTTCCTGTGTGTGTTCCGTTCTGTGGCGAAGAAAGCAACAGTAGGTGTACCAGGCAAGCTACAGTGTTTTGTTGAAATAGTGGTTGAATTTGTCGATACCAACGTCAAAGACACCTTCCATGGACGCAATCCGCTAATAGCACCGCTGGCACTGACTATCTTTTGTTGGGTATTGCTAATGAATATCATGGACTTAGTGCCAATTGATTTCTTACCTTATCCAGCAGAACATTGGCTAGGTATCCCTTATCTTAAGGTGGTTCCTTCTGCTGATGTGAACATCACCATGGCTATGGCCCTGGGCGTATTTGCTCTGATGATTTACTACAGCATCAAAGTAAAAGGCCTGGGAGGGTTTGCGAAAGAATTGGCGTTACATCCATTCAATCACCCAGTTATGATTCCGTTTAACCTGCTTATTGAAGTGGTATCGCTGCTTGCTAAACCACTGTCACTAGGTATGCGTCTATTCGGTAACATGTTCGCGGGTGAGGTTGTATTCATTCTTATCGCAGCAATGCTACCATGGTGGCTACAATGGATGGGTTCACTACCGTGGGCTATTTTCCATATTCTGGTAATTCTGATTCAGTCTTTCGTGTTCATGATGTTGACAATCGTATATCTGTCAATGGCACACGAAGACAGTGATCATTAA
- a CDS encoding ParB/RepB/Spo0J family partition protein, which yields MSKRGLGKGLDALLSTSSVAREKQQLATHSQALSSDGQLTDLAITSLKPGIYQPRKDMSAEALEELAASIQSQGIIQPIVVRPLTMGGYEIIAGERRWRAARQAGLKQVPCLIKAVEDRAAIAMALIENIQREDLNVIEEAQALERLQDEFKLTHQQVADVIGKSRATVSNLLRLNQLDDSVKRLVETKQLEMGHARALLMLEGEQQAEVAERVAKKQLTVRQTEQLVKKCLSETSDAKNVVEDEEIQQMSQNLSEKLGAKVSISRSKNGKSKITINLDEPHKFEQLIAKLQG from the coding sequence ATGTCTAAACGTGGTTTAGGAAAAGGGCTGGATGCACTTTTGTCAACCAGCTCTGTAGCGCGTGAAAAACAACAGCTGGCCACGCACAGTCAGGCCCTGTCCAGCGACGGTCAGTTGACTGATCTCGCGATCACCAGCCTCAAACCGGGCATTTACCAACCCCGTAAAGATATGTCAGCAGAAGCGCTGGAAGAACTGGCGGCTTCGATTCAGTCCCAGGGTATTATCCAGCCGATTGTTGTGCGTCCGCTGACCATGGGCGGGTATGAAATTATTGCCGGCGAACGTCGCTGGCGCGCCGCACGTCAGGCTGGGTTGAAACAGGTGCCGTGTTTGATCAAAGCGGTCGAGGATCGTGCCGCGATCGCGATGGCCCTGATCGAAAACATCCAACGTGAAGATCTGAATGTGATCGAAGAAGCCCAGGCGCTGGAGCGACTGCAGGACGAATTCAAACTGACCCACCAGCAGGTGGCGGATGTGATCGGTAAGTCGCGCGCGACCGTGAGTAACCTGCTGCGTCTCAACCAGCTCGACGACAGCGTGAAGCGCCTGGTTGAAACCAAGCAGCTGGAAATGGGTCATGCCCGTGCGCTGTTGATGCTGGAAGGTGAACAGCAGGCCGAAGTGGCAGAGCGGGTCGCTAAAAAGCAACTCACCGTACGCCAGACAGAACAACTGGTGAAAAAGTGCCTTTCTGAGACTTCTGATGCAAAAAATGTCGTGGAAGACGAAGAAATACAACAAATGTCACAAAATCTAAGTGAAAAACTCGGCGCTAAAGTGTCAATTAGCCGCTCGAAGAATGGTAAGTCGAAGATAACGATAAATCTTGATGAACCTCATAAATTCGAGCAATTGATTGCCAAGCTACAGGGCTAA
- the atpE gene encoding F0F1 ATP synthase subunit C, translating to METLLSFSAIAVGIIVGLASLGTAIGFALLGGKFLEGAARQPEMAPMLQVKMFIIAGLLDAVPMIGIVIALLFTFANPFVGQLG from the coding sequence ATGGAAACTTTACTGAGCTTTTCTGCAATCGCCGTAGGTATCATCGTCGGTCTTGCTTCTCTTGGTACTGCGATTGGTTTCGCACTTCTGGGCGGTAAATTCCTGGAAGGCGCTGCACGTCAACCAGAAATGGCTCCTATGCTGCAAGTTAAAATGTTCATCATTGCAGGTCTGCTGGATGCGGTTCCAATGATCGGTATCGTAATCGCACTGCTATTCACTTTTGCGAACCCATTTGTTGGTCAACTAGGTTAA
- a CDS encoding recombinase family protein has protein sequence MFIRAYLRASTKEQNAERARESLIQFAAQHGQRIAAFYIENVSGATLYRPELMRLIVESGEGDIVLVEQIDRLARLKQSDWDTLKQKLASKRLAIVSPELPTSWLALQQHSETDFTGAILQAVNAMMLDMLAAVARKDYDDRRRRQSQGIAKAKSDGKYNGRQPDLKRHQHIASLLKTGHSYSDIQDMLGCSRHLIATISKNLGSTGQ, from the coding sequence ATGTTCATTCGAGCTTACCTTCGCGCATCAACCAAAGAACAAAATGCAGAACGGGCACGTGAATCACTCATTCAGTTTGCTGCTCAGCATGGCCAGCGAATTGCTGCCTTTTATATAGAGAATGTTTCTGGGGCCACGTTGTATAGGCCTGAGTTGATGCGTTTGATTGTCGAGTCAGGTGAGGGTGACATTGTGCTGGTTGAACAAATCGACCGTCTGGCGCGGCTCAAGCAAAGTGATTGGGATACGTTGAAACAAAAGCTGGCCAGCAAACGTCTAGCCATTGTTTCACCGGAACTTCCTACCAGTTGGCTGGCTTTGCAACAACATAGCGAAACTGACTTTACCGGCGCTATTTTACAGGCGGTCAATGCCATGATGTTGGACATGCTCGCTGCCGTTGCTCGTAAAGATTATGATGACCGGCGACGCCGTCAATCTCAGGGGATCGCAAAGGCGAAATCCGATGGTAAATATAATGGGCGTCAACCAGATCTGAAACGTCATCAGCACATAGCCAGTCTATTGAAGACTGGCCATAGCTATAGTGACATTCAGGACATGCTGGGATGTTCGCGGCACCTGATTGCAACTATCTCGAAGAATCTCGGTAGTACAGGGCAGTAA
- the rsmG gene encoding 16S rRNA (guanine(527)-N(7))-methyltransferase RsmG, with product MNPLRIKLDALIAQTTLEVSEQQRQQLVGYVEMLNKWNKAYNLTSVRDPLEMLVKHILDSMVVSPHLSGERFIDVGTGPGLPGIPLAIMNPDKSFVLLDSLGKRIRFIKQVIHELKICNVTAVQSRVEEFDPQGGFDGVLSRAFASITDMVEWCHHLPCADSGVFLALKGLLPQDELAQLPEWCSVTDIKALKVPELEGERHLVILSRKG from the coding sequence ATGAACCCATTGCGCATCAAACTCGATGCGCTGATTGCTCAGACGACCCTGGAGGTTTCTGAGCAACAGCGTCAACAACTGGTCGGCTACGTCGAAATGCTCAACAAATGGAATAAAGCCTACAATCTGACTTCAGTGCGTGATCCGCTGGAGATGCTGGTCAAGCATATCCTCGACAGCATGGTGGTCAGCCCGCATCTGAGCGGCGAGCGCTTTATCGATGTCGGCACCGGCCCTGGCCTGCCGGGGATTCCGCTGGCGATCATGAATCCGGACAAATCGTTTGTCCTGCTCGATAGCCTGGGTAAGCGGATTCGCTTTATCAAACAGGTGATTCACGAGCTGAAAATCTGCAACGTCACTGCGGTGCAGAGCCGGGTGGAAGAGTTCGATCCACAAGGCGGATTCGACGGCGTGCTAAGTCGTGCGTTTGCTTCTATCACAGATATGGTAGAGTGGTGTCATCACCTGCCTTGTGCAGACAGCGGCGTATTTCTGGCATTGAAAGGCCTGCTGCCCCAAGACGAACTCGCTCAGTTACCTGAATGGTGTTCTGTGACCGACATCAAAGCTTTGAAAGTTCCTGAGTTGGAAGGTGAGCGTCATCTTGTAATCTTATCTCGCAAGGGATAA
- a CDS encoding helix-turn-helix domain-containing protein: MVKKHRGESMIRCHLARLMGERKMRISDVMRETGLSRTTVTLLYKETALKVDLEALDKLCDLFNCDIHELLEKSPAASAVNENTK, from the coding sequence ATGGTTAAAAAACACCGTGGAGAGAGCATGATCCGCTGCCACCTAGCCCGATTAATGGGTGAGAGAAAAATGCGCATTAGCGACGTGATGCGAGAAACCGGCCTCAGCCGTACCACCGTCACGCTACTGTACAAAGAAACTGCGCTTAAGGTGGACTTAGAGGCATTAGATAAACTGTGCGATTTGTTTAACTGCGATATACACGAACTACTCGAAAAATCGCCCGCGGCCTCCGCTGTGAATGAGAATACAAAATGA
- the atpH gene encoding F0F1 ATP synthase subunit delta, producing the protein MSDMTTIARPYAKAAFEFAADKQQLAQWGEMLGFAAEVANNDQIKELLTSSTSADKLAEIFVAICGEQFDAHGQNLLRVMAENGRLQALPDVCAQFHILKQEYEKEINVEVISATELTEQQKADISSKLEQRLERKVQLNCSVDETLLGGVVIRAGDLVIDNSARGRLKRLGDAMQS; encoded by the coding sequence ATGTCTGATATGACTACAATTGCACGCCCCTATGCTAAAGCAGCATTTGAATTTGCGGCGGACAAACAGCAACTGGCCCAATGGGGTGAGATGCTGGGTTTCGCTGCTGAAGTCGCGAATAACGACCAGATTAAAGAGCTGTTAACCAGCTCTACCTCTGCCGATAAACTGGCAGAAATCTTTGTCGCAATTTGTGGTGAACAGTTTGATGCACATGGCCAGAACCTGTTACGGGTGATGGCAGAGAACGGCCGTTTACAGGCCCTTCCGGATGTTTGCGCTCAATTCCATATCCTGAAACAGGAATATGAGAAAGAGATCAACGTTGAAGTGATTTCAGCGACTGAGCTTACTGAGCAACAAAAAGCAGACATTAGCAGCAAACTTGAGCAGCGTCTTGAACGCAAAGTTCAGCTGAATTGCAGTGTAGATGAGACCCTACTTGGTGGGGTTGTAATTCGAGCCGGAGACCTGGTCATCGATAACTCAGCGCGTGGTCGTTTAAAACGCCTGGGCGATGCCATGCAGTCTTGA
- a CDS encoding ParA family protein gives MGKIVAIANQKGGVGKTTTCINLAASMAATKRKVLVIDLDPQGNATMASGIDKYQVDATAYELLVEDAPFEEVVCRTTTGHYDLIAANGDVTAAEIKLMEVFAREVRLKNAIASVRDNYDFIFIDCPPALNLLTINAMAAADSVLVPMQCEYFALEGLTALMDTISKLAAVVNENLKIEGLLRTMYDPRNRLANEVSDQLKKHFGNKVYRTVIPRNVRLAEAPSHGKPAMYYDKYSAGAKAYLALAGEMLRREEVPA, from the coding sequence GTGGGTAAAATCGTAGCGATCGCCAACCAGAAAGGTGGCGTAGGAAAAACAACAACTTGTATTAATTTGGCAGCGTCAATGGCGGCCACCAAGCGTAAAGTGCTGGTGATCGATCTTGACCCGCAGGGTAACGCCACCATGGCGAGCGGCATCGACAAATACCAGGTTGATGCAACCGCGTACGAGTTGTTGGTTGAAGATGCGCCATTTGAAGAAGTGGTGTGCCGCACAACCACGGGCCATTATGATTTGATTGCCGCTAATGGTGATGTGACCGCCGCGGAAATCAAACTGATGGAAGTGTTTGCCCGCGAAGTTCGTCTCAAGAATGCTATCGCGTCAGTTCGTGATAACTATGATTTCATCTTTATCGATTGTCCACCGGCTTTAAACCTTCTTACAATCAATGCGATGGCTGCGGCCGATTCGGTACTGGTACCGATGCAATGTGAGTACTTTGCCCTGGAAGGTTTAACGGCTTTGATGGATACGATCAGTAAGCTGGCGGCAGTGGTGAACGAGAATCTTAAGATCGAAGGTCTGCTCAGGACCATGTACGATCCTCGTAACCGCCTCGCGAATGAAGTCTCTGATCAGTTGAAAAAGCACTTTGGCAACAAAGTGTACCGCACCGTTATCCCTCGTAATGTACGCCTCGCCGAGGCGCCTAGTCATGGCAAGCCTGCCATGTACTACGACAAGTATTCTGCCGGAGCCAAAGCGTATTTAGCGTTAGCTGGCGAGATGCTGCGTCGTGAAGAAGTACCTGCATAA
- a CDS encoding F0F1 ATP synthase subunit I: MVAALARPGRELAKRLLMIQFGAAIVVAAGMAIAVNAEWGISALIGGGIFVIANAVFALCAFMFSGARAAKRITASFYTGEALKILITIALFSAAYMYMQVELVPLKLTYLLVLGINIFAPVLFINNKK; this comes from the coding sequence ATGGTAGCTGCGTTAGCTAGGCCAGGACGAGAGCTTGCAAAGCGATTGTTAATGATCCAGTTTGGCGCGGCTATAGTTGTGGCAGCAGGGATGGCGATTGCCGTAAATGCTGAATGGGGAATTTCAGCGCTAATTGGCGGGGGCATATTTGTCATCGCCAATGCAGTGTTTGCGCTGTGTGCTTTTATGTTTAGTGGAGCTCGGGCTGCAAAACGCATCACGGCCTCTTTCTACACGGGTGAAGCACTCAAAATCCTCATCACTATCGCACTGTTCTCTGCAGCCTACATGTATATGCAGGTGGAACTTGTTCCCCTAAAACTAACCTATTTGCTGGTTCTGGGTATTAATATCTTTGCACCAGTGCTTTTCATTAACAACAAAAAATAG